In Leifsonia sp. ZF2019, a genomic segment contains:
- the nadC gene encoding carboxylating nicotinate-nucleotide diphosphorylase, which produces MLTRQIIETAVRAALVEDAPWGDLTSQLLIPETAYATARLVAREPGTFAGGEVFAAAMTLTDPAVEVILERADGEEFAAGDVLATVSGPARSVLQGERVALNFVQRMSGIATLTAAFVAEVAGTSARVVDTRKTTPGLRAFERHAVRAGGGHNHRYSLSDAVMAKDNHLAVLTAQSGLSVTDALLAVRAQLSHTTHLEVEVDRIDQIEAVLAAGVDTIMLDNFTVDELREGVALVGGRAIVEASGNVSLATVRSIAETGVDVISSGALTHSVRSLDLGLDVVVESP; this is translated from the coding sequence ATGCTGACCCGCCAGATCATCGAGACCGCCGTCCGGGCCGCCCTCGTGGAGGACGCACCCTGGGGCGACCTCACCAGCCAGCTCCTCATTCCCGAGACGGCATACGCGACCGCCCGGCTCGTCGCGCGCGAGCCGGGGACCTTCGCCGGCGGCGAGGTCTTCGCCGCCGCGATGACGCTCACGGACCCAGCGGTCGAGGTGATCCTGGAACGTGCAGACGGGGAGGAGTTCGCGGCGGGCGACGTGCTCGCGACGGTGAGCGGACCCGCCCGCTCCGTGCTCCAGGGCGAGCGGGTCGCCCTGAACTTCGTGCAGCGGATGAGCGGCATCGCCACCCTCACCGCCGCATTCGTCGCCGAGGTCGCCGGGACGTCCGCGCGGGTGGTCGACACGCGCAAGACCACCCCCGGACTGCGTGCCTTCGAGCGCCACGCCGTGCGCGCCGGCGGCGGCCACAACCACCGCTACTCGCTCTCCGACGCCGTCATGGCCAAGGACAACCACCTCGCGGTGCTGACGGCGCAGTCCGGCCTCAGCGTCACCGACGCCTTGCTCGCGGTGCGGGCGCAGCTCTCGCACACGACGCACCTGGAGGTCGAGGTCGACCGCATCGATCAGATCGAGGCGGTGCTGGCCGCCGGGGTCGACACGATCATGCTCGACAACTTCACGGTCGACGAGCTGCGCGAGGGCGTCGCCCTGGTCGGCGGACGCGCGATCGTCGAGGCCAGCGGCAACGTGAGCCTCGCGACCGTGCGCTCCATCGCCGAGACCGGGGTCGACGTGATCTCGTCGGGCGCGCTGACGCACAGCGTGCGCTCGCTCGACCTAGGCCTGGACGTGGTGGTCGAGTCGCCGTGA
- a CDS encoding cysteine desulfurase family protein yields MTGGLYLDAAATSAVRREVLEAMWPYLTGNFGNPSSHHTVGESAARALADARATVATWLGCRASEVVFTSGGTEADNLAVKGIALASPRGRHIVTTPIEHEAVLESVDQLVRLHGFEATMVPVGADGLVDPAAFAAALRPDTTLASVMLANNEVGTVQPIAELAALAHEHRIPFHTDAVQAAGWLPLDVRELGVDALSVSGHKIGAPKGIGALFVRGRIPLEPVLHGGGQERGRRSGTENVAGAVGLAAAARLAVEGRAANAAAATSARDAFIAAVLTAAPDAQLTGHPARRLPGTASFVFPGTNGEAVLLELERHGIVSSSGSACAAGSEDASHVLLALGYPEDLARTAVRFSWGPEVGAAELAAVAPAVGDAVRAVRGLGR; encoded by the coding sequence GTGACCGGCGGGCTGTACCTCGACGCGGCCGCGACGTCCGCGGTTCGCCGCGAGGTGCTGGAGGCGATGTGGCCGTACCTGACCGGCAACTTCGGCAACCCGTCCAGTCATCACACCGTCGGAGAGTCCGCCGCGCGCGCCCTCGCCGACGCGCGCGCCACCGTCGCGACGTGGCTCGGGTGCCGCGCGTCCGAGGTCGTCTTCACCTCCGGCGGCACGGAGGCGGACAATCTGGCCGTCAAGGGGATCGCCCTCGCGTCCCCGCGCGGACGCCACATCGTCACGACGCCGATCGAGCACGAGGCGGTGCTGGAGTCGGTCGACCAACTGGTTCGGCTGCACGGCTTCGAGGCGACGATGGTGCCCGTCGGCGCGGACGGCCTCGTCGACCCCGCGGCCTTCGCCGCGGCGCTGCGTCCGGACACGACCCTCGCGAGCGTCATGCTCGCGAACAACGAGGTCGGAACGGTGCAGCCGATCGCCGAGCTCGCCGCGCTCGCGCACGAGCACCGCATCCCCTTCCACACCGACGCGGTGCAGGCGGCGGGCTGGCTGCCGCTGGACGTCCGGGAGCTCGGGGTCGACGCGCTGAGCGTCTCTGGCCACAAGATCGGCGCGCCCAAGGGCATCGGCGCACTGTTCGTGCGCGGCCGCATCCCGCTGGAGCCGGTGCTGCACGGCGGAGGCCAGGAGCGCGGGCGCCGCTCGGGGACGGAGAACGTCGCGGGCGCGGTCGGCCTCGCCGCCGCGGCACGGCTGGCGGTGGAGGGTCGCGCGGCGAACGCCGCCGCCGCGACGAGCGCACGGGACGCCTTCATCGCGGCCGTGCTGACCGCCGCGCCCGATGCACAGCTCACGGGGCATCCGGCCCGGCGCCTCCCGGGCACGGCGTCGTTCGTCTTCCCCGGCACCAACGGGGAGGCCGTACTGCTCGAACTCGAACGGCACGGGATCGTCTCCTCGAGCGGGTCCGCCTGCGCCGCCGGAAGCGAGGACGCCTCGCACGTGCTCCTCGCCCTCGGATATCCCGAGGACCTCGCGCGCACCGCGGTCCGCTTCTCGTGGGGGCCGGAGGTCGGGGCGGCAGAGCTCGCCGCGGTCGCGCCCGCCGTCGGCGACGCGGTGCGTGCCGTGCGCGGACTGGGCCGCTGA
- a CDS encoding MDR family MFS transporter, whose protein sequence is MTEPVVTAAAAEAAADPRVERRNNRVIWLLLAATFVVILNETIMTVAIPKLMDDLKIDALAAQWLSTAFMLTMAIVIPITGFLLQRFTTRAMFITAMSLFSLGTLTAALAPGFAVLVGARVIQASGTAMMLPLLMTTLMTLVPPAKRGRTMGNVSIVISVAPAIGPTISGFILNYLAWRWIFLIVLPIALVMLLIGMRFVENVTETQKVRIDVLSVVLSALGFGGLVYGLSLSGESGGTSAGPALWISLAVGVAGLAAFILRQLILQRSDRALLDLRTFRSPVFTVSIVLMTISTAAMFGVIIVLPLYLQHVLHLDTLSTGLLLLPGGLVMGLAAPFVGRLYDRFGPRVLVVPGSILVSLALWSLTLVGEHTPVPMVLAAHVVMSLGLALMFTPLFTAGLGAVPPHLYSHGSAIVGTVQQVGGAAGTALLVAVLSAQTAALSAGGASLDAATAGGIKLAFVAAAIISLFAIVGSFFISKPADALPEGTFAH, encoded by the coding sequence GTGACCGAGCCGGTGGTGACGGCCGCCGCCGCGGAGGCCGCCGCCGACCCGCGGGTCGAGCGCCGCAACAACCGCGTGATCTGGCTGCTCCTCGCCGCGACGTTCGTCGTCATCCTCAACGAGACGATCATGACGGTCGCCATCCCGAAGCTGATGGACGACCTCAAGATCGACGCCCTGGCCGCGCAGTGGCTGTCCACCGCGTTCATGCTGACGATGGCGATCGTGATCCCGATCACCGGGTTCCTGCTGCAGCGGTTCACGACCCGCGCGATGTTCATCACGGCGATGTCCCTCTTCTCGCTGGGCACCCTGACCGCGGCGCTGGCCCCGGGCTTCGCGGTGCTGGTCGGCGCGCGCGTCATCCAGGCGTCCGGCACGGCGATGATGCTCCCGCTCCTGATGACGACACTGATGACGCTCGTACCCCCGGCGAAGCGTGGCCGCACGATGGGCAACGTCTCCATCGTCATCTCGGTCGCGCCCGCCATCGGCCCGACCATCTCGGGGTTCATCCTCAACTACCTGGCCTGGCGCTGGATCTTCCTCATCGTGCTGCCGATCGCGCTGGTCATGCTGCTCATCGGGATGCGCTTCGTCGAGAACGTCACCGAGACGCAGAAGGTCCGCATCGACGTGCTGTCGGTCGTGCTCTCCGCGCTCGGTTTCGGCGGTCTCGTCTACGGTCTCAGCCTGTCGGGCGAGTCGGGCGGCACGTCGGCCGGCCCGGCGCTCTGGATCTCGCTCGCGGTCGGCGTGGCCGGCCTGGCCGCGTTCATCCTGCGCCAGCTGATCCTGCAGCGCAGCGACCGGGCGCTGCTCGACCTCCGCACCTTCCGCTCCCCCGTGTTCACGGTATCGATCGTCCTGATGACGATCAGCACCGCGGCGATGTTCGGCGTGATCATCGTGCTGCCGCTCTACCTGCAGCACGTGCTCCACCTCGACACGCTGTCCACGGGTCTGCTCCTCCTCCCCGGCGGGCTGGTGATGGGCCTCGCGGCACCGTTCGTCGGCCGCCTCTACGACCGGTTCGGCCCGCGCGTCCTCGTCGTGCCCGGCTCGATCCTGGTCAGCCTCGCGCTGTGGTCGCTGACGTTGGTGGGCGAGCACACCCCGGTGCCGATGGTCCTCGCCGCGCACGTCGTGATGAGCCTGGGCCTGGCCCTCATGTTCACCCCGCTGTTCACGGCGGGACTGGGCGCCGTGCCACCGCACCTGTACTCGCACGGCAGCGCGATCGTCGGCACCGTGCAGCAGGTCGGCGGCGCCGCCGGCACGGCCCTGCTGGTCGCGGTGCTGTCCGCCCAGACCGCCGCGCTCTCGGCGGGCGGGGCCTCCCTGGACGCCGCCACCGCCGGTGGAATCAAGCTGGCGTTCGTGGCCGCGGCGATCATCTCGCTGTTCGCGATCGTCGGCTCCTTCTTCATCAGCAAACCGGCCGACGCGCTGCCCGAGGGCACGTTCGCGCACTGA
- a CDS encoding carboxymuconolactone decarboxylase family protein, producing the protein MSIIQTTEPGEATGDVAEIYADDERTIGYVPEHTRVMAVNPEAYRAWEQLIRAIASPLGLRRYELVTLAAAQGGHSAHCRLAHGNRMRTLIDEEQLEAIARDYRHADLSAAEVAMMEHAERISTDAPDMTEADAQRLREVGFTDREIVDITLAAAARNYFSRAIQALGVAVDVPPGLSDRLRGALLAPL; encoded by the coding sequence GTGTCCATCATCCAGACCACCGAACCGGGCGAGGCGACAGGTGATGTCGCCGAGATCTACGCCGACGACGAGCGCACCATCGGCTACGTCCCCGAGCACACGCGGGTCATGGCCGTCAACCCCGAGGCGTACCGGGCCTGGGAGCAGCTGATCCGCGCGATCGCCTCCCCACTCGGGCTGCGCCGCTATGAGCTGGTCACACTGGCCGCCGCACAGGGCGGCCATTCCGCGCACTGCCGGCTCGCCCACGGCAACCGGATGCGGACCCTCATCGACGAGGAGCAGCTCGAAGCCATCGCGAGGGACTACCGCCACGCCGATCTGAGCGCCGCCGAGGTCGCGATGATGGAGCACGCCGAGCGCATCAGCACCGACGCGCCGGACATGACGGAGGCGGACGCACAGCGACTCCGGGAGGTCGGATTCACCGACCGGGAGATCGTGGACATCACGCTCGCCGCCGCCGCTCGCAACTACTTCAGCCGGGCGATCCAAGCGCTCGGGGTCGCGGTGGATGTCCCTCCCGGCCTGAGCGATCGGCTGCGCGGCGCCCTGCTGGCACCGCTCTGA
- the aceB gene encoding malate synthase A, with protein MIEITGPTVPGSDDILTPEALGFLDHLHQAFAARRQELLAERQQHRGEAGNGRDPRFLSATAAIREDPTWRVAGAGPGLDDRRVEITGPTDPKMAINALNSGARVWLADQEDATSPTWSNVVGGQRTLRDAVRGELEFTSPDGKEYRVTTPLEHTPTIVMRPRGWHLVEKHLAFTDRAGRTAPASAALTDFGLYFWHNAQALVDGGRGPYFYLPKLESHLEARLWNDIFVFAQQRIGMPVGTVRATVLIETIPAAFEMEEILYELRDHCAGLNAGRWDYIFSIIKTFLGRGRRFAFGDRDRITMTVPFMRAYTELLVATCHKRGAHAIGGMSAFIPNRRDPEATERALAKVAEDKRREAGDGFDGTWVAHPDLIPTALAEFDAVLGERPNQVSRLCREVSVSAADLLDVTTADSTVTDAGVRSNVSVALRYIAAWLGGTGAVAIDGLMEDAATAEISRSLLRQWIDNRVTTAEGTPVDRALVQGILDEEVARLRSADGDDHYTEAADILREVSLGEEFPTFLTIPAYARHLVDTPEPARLALAG; from the coding sequence ATGATCGAGATCACCGGTCCGACCGTTCCCGGCTCGGACGACATCCTGACCCCGGAGGCCCTCGGCTTCCTCGACCACCTGCACCAGGCGTTCGCCGCCCGTCGCCAGGAGCTGCTCGCCGAACGCCAGCAGCACCGCGGCGAGGCCGGCAACGGGCGCGACCCGCGCTTCCTGAGCGCGACGGCCGCCATCCGCGAGGACCCGACCTGGCGCGTCGCCGGAGCCGGGCCCGGCCTCGACGACCGCCGGGTGGAGATCACGGGCCCGACCGACCCGAAGATGGCGATCAACGCCCTCAACTCCGGTGCCCGCGTCTGGCTCGCCGACCAGGAGGACGCCACGAGCCCGACCTGGAGCAACGTCGTCGGCGGCCAGCGCACCCTGCGCGACGCCGTCCGCGGCGAGCTGGAGTTCACGAGCCCGGACGGCAAGGAGTACCGCGTCACCACCCCGCTCGAGCACACGCCGACCATCGTGATGCGCCCCCGCGGCTGGCACCTGGTCGAGAAGCACCTCGCGTTCACCGACCGCGCCGGGCGCACCGCCCCCGCGAGCGCCGCGCTGACCGACTTCGGTCTGTACTTCTGGCACAACGCCCAGGCCCTGGTCGACGGCGGCCGGGGGCCGTACTTCTACCTGCCGAAGCTCGAGTCGCACCTCGAGGCCCGCCTGTGGAACGACATCTTCGTCTTCGCGCAGCAGCGCATCGGGATGCCCGTCGGCACGGTCCGTGCGACCGTGCTGATCGAGACGATCCCCGCCGCGTTCGAGATGGAGGAGATCCTCTACGAGCTGCGCGACCACTGCGCCGGGCTGAACGCCGGACGCTGGGACTACATCTTCTCGATCATCAAGACCTTCCTCGGCCGTGGCCGTCGCTTCGCGTTCGGCGACCGGGACCGGATCACGATGACCGTCCCCTTCATGCGCGCCTACACCGAACTGCTCGTCGCGACCTGCCACAAGCGGGGCGCGCACGCCATCGGCGGCATGAGCGCCTTCATCCCGAATCGCCGCGATCCGGAGGCCACCGAGCGGGCGCTCGCCAAGGTCGCCGAGGACAAGCGCCGCGAGGCCGGCGACGGCTTCGACGGCACCTGGGTCGCCCACCCCGACCTCATCCCCACCGCGCTCGCCGAGTTCGACGCGGTGCTGGGGGAGCGGCCCAACCAGGTCTCCCGGCTGTGCCGGGAGGTGTCGGTCAGTGCTGCGGACCTGCTCGACGTGACCACCGCCGACAGTACGGTCACCGACGCCGGGGTGCGCTCCAACGTCTCGGTCGCCCTCCGCTACATCGCGGCGTGGCTGGGCGGCACCGGCGCCGTCGCCATCGACGGGCTCATGGAGGACGCCGCCACCGCCGAGATCTCCCGCTCCCTCCTGCGCCAGTGGATCGACAACCGGGTCACGACAGCGGAAGGCACCCCCGTCGACCGGGCTCTCGTCCAGGGGATCCTCGACGAGGAGGTGGCCCGGCTGCGTTCGGCCGACGGCGACGACCACTACACCGAGGCCGCGGACATCCTGCGGGAGGTCTCCCTCGGCGAGGAGTTCCCGACGTTCCTGACCATCCCGGCCTACGCCCGTCACCTCGTGGACACGCCGGAGCCCGCGCGGCTCGCGCTGGCGGGCTGA